From Pusillibacter faecalis, one genomic window encodes:
- a CDS encoding site-specific integrase, with the protein MSVYKEPKTNTWRVIYRYTDWKGERKQSQKRGFPTKREALEWERTFLQQQTADLDMTFESFIVLYTADMKGRIKENTWGMKEHIIRTKLLPYFGKRKMCDIHSKEVMAWQNEMLNHRDEKGKPYSPVYLKTLHNQLSAVFNHAVRHYNLKINPAAQVGNMGKAKGREMLFWTKAEYLKFAEAMMDKPLSYYAFEMLYWCGVREGELLALTPADFDFEKQTVTISKSYQRIKGRDVITDPKTPKSNRVIQMPSFLCDEMADYIKSLYAVEPTDRIFTVTKSYLHREMDRGAKEAGVKRIRIHDLRHSHISLLIDMGFTALAIADRVGHESIDITYRYAHLFPTRQTEMADRLDMERKGA; encoded by the coding sequence ATGTCTGTTTACAAAGAGCCAAAAACCAATACCTGGCGTGTGATCTACCGCTACACCGACTGGAAAGGGGAGCGCAAGCAGAGCCAGAAGCGGGGCTTTCCCACCAAGCGGGAGGCGCTGGAGTGGGAGCGGACATTCCTGCAACAGCAGACCGCCGACCTGGATATGACCTTCGAGAGTTTTATAGTCCTCTACACGGCGGACATGAAAGGCCGTATCAAGGAGAACACCTGGGGTATGAAAGAGCATATCATTCGGACAAAACTTCTTCCTTACTTCGGCAAGCGGAAGATGTGCGACATTCACTCCAAAGAGGTCATGGCGTGGCAGAATGAAATGCTCAACCACCGGGATGAAAAGGGCAAGCCCTATTCCCCGGTGTACCTGAAAACGCTCCATAATCAGTTGAGCGCCGTGTTCAATCATGCAGTGCGGCACTACAATCTGAAAATCAATCCAGCCGCCCAAGTGGGCAACATGGGCAAGGCCAAGGGCCGGGAAATGCTGTTCTGGACAAAGGCGGAGTACCTGAAATTTGCGGAGGCCATGATGGACAAGCCACTGTCCTACTACGCCTTTGAAATGCTCTACTGGTGTGGCGTGCGGGAGGGGGAACTGCTGGCCCTCACCCCTGCCGACTTCGACTTTGAGAAACAGACCGTCACCATCTCCAAGTCCTATCAGCGTATCAAAGGCCGGGATGTTATCACTGACCCCAAGACGCCTAAGAGCAACCGGGTCATTCAAATGCCCTCTTTCCTCTGTGACGAGATGGCGGACTACATTAAGAGCCTGTACGCCGTGGAGCCAACAGACCGCATTTTCACGGTGACGAAATCCTACCTCCACCGGGAGATGGACAGGGGAGCGAAAGAGGCCGGGGTCAAGCGGATCAGAATACACGACCTGCGGCACAGTCACATTTCCCTGCTGATTGACATGGGCTTTACGGCCCTCGCAATCGCTGACCGGGTGGGGCATGAGAGCATTGATATTACCTACCGTTACGCCCACCTGTTCCCCACCCGGCAGACGGAGATGGCGGACAGGCTGGACATGGAGAGAAAGGGGGCCTAA
- a CDS encoding SLC13 family permease: protein MSPAILTIIIFFLCILSFIWEKIPLAVTCLLGGIALALLEIIDYVDIYSNMGTQVVAIVIGTSMVGLGLESAGISDMVGSALRRTGIAKNERLFITIIVLVTALLSAFLSNSAVIAMFIPIIQGMSKKSQGIVKQKHALLAAGLGSAAGGGLTLVGTAPIVTASSIVENSGLPGTRAFTFLEVGYSMLPVVILMALYFATFGYNLQQRVLADLPDNPLDALMSGETEQASTAVPVWKKAVALAAALFMVVGFAFNLFDIGAVSLMAAAIMLVCGVIPWKAALRDMDWNTVLVLAFSAALAAGLNESGGGAMIAQGIVSLFGGADANPAVLLFVCVAVGAVLTNFMGNAALVIAMIPISLEVALTCGANPMCFALATTVSCMLAFSTPIGTACVTQTLVGGYRYHDFVKIGLPINILAILAVGLVSPIVYGL, encoded by the coding sequence ATGAGTCCTGCCATTCTCACTATTATTATCTTTTTCCTGTGCATTCTTTCTTTTATTTGGGAGAAAATTCCGCTGGCTGTGACCTGTCTGCTGGGAGGAATTGCCCTGGCGCTTTTAGAAATCATTGACTATGTGGATATCTACTCCAACATGGGCACTCAAGTGGTGGCTATTGTCATCGGAACCAGCATGGTCGGCCTTGGATTGGAATCCGCCGGAATCTCGGACATGGTAGGGAGCGCACTTCGCAGGACGGGAATTGCCAAAAATGAGCGGCTTTTTATTACCATCATTGTCTTAGTAACCGCGCTTCTCTCCGCGTTTTTATCCAACAGTGCGGTCATCGCCATGTTTATCCCCATCATTCAGGGAATGTCTAAGAAAAGCCAGGGTATTGTGAAACAAAAGCATGCGCTTCTGGCCGCCGGACTCGGCTCTGCCGCAGGAGGCGGACTGACGCTGGTGGGCACCGCGCCGATTGTCACCGCCAGCAGTATTGTGGAGAACAGCGGCCTACCCGGAACCCGTGCTTTTACCTTTCTAGAGGTGGGCTACAGCATGCTGCCTGTCGTCATTCTGATGGCGCTCTATTTTGCGACCTTTGGCTATAACCTGCAGCAGCGCGTCCTGGCGGATCTGCCGGATAATCCCCTGGACGCCCTGATGTCCGGTGAAACGGAGCAGGCATCCACGGCGGTCCCCGTCTGGAAAAAGGCTGTTGCACTGGCCGCCGCATTGTTCATGGTTGTTGGCTTTGCCTTCAATCTCTTTGACATCGGTGCCGTCTCACTGATGGCCGCCGCAATCATGCTGGTATGTGGCGTTATTCCCTGGAAGGCCGCCCTCCGGGACATGGATTGGAATACCGTCCTTGTCCTGGCCTTTTCCGCAGCCCTGGCTGCCGGCCTGAACGAATCCGGCGGGGGTGCGATGATTGCGCAGGGTATTGTCAGTCTCTTTGGCGGCGCCGACGCAAATCCCGCAGTGCTGCTGTTTGTTTGTGTGGCTGTGGGCGCTGTCTTGACCAATTTCATGGGCAATGCCGCCTTAGTCATTGCCATGATCCCCATTTCACTGGAGGTGGCCCTGACCTGTGGCGCTAATCCCATGTGCTTTGCCCTTGCCACCACGGTATCTTGTATGCTGGCCTTTTCCACTCCCATCGGAACTGCCTGCGTGACACAGACTCTAGTCGGCGGATACCGCTACCATGATTTTGTAAAAATTGGTTTACCCATTAATATTCTGGCAATTCTTGCCGTGGGACTGGTCTCTCCAATTGTATACGGTTTGTGA
- a CDS encoding DNA-binding protein: MSNTFLRVEEVAEEMGVSKSYAYKIVQKLNKELKSMGYITVSGRVNKQYFMEKVCYGGRDKEKGE; this comes from the coding sequence ATGAGCAACACATTTCTGCGTGTAGAGGAGGTGGCGGAGGAGATGGGCGTTTCCAAGTCCTACGCCTACAAAATCGTCCAGAAACTCAATAAGGAACTGAAAAGCATGGGTTATATCACGGTTTCCGGGCGGGTCAACAAGCAGTATTTCATGGAAAAGGTCTGCTACGGCGGACGGGACAAAGAGAAAGGGGAATGA
- a CDS encoding helix-turn-helix domain-containing protein, which produces MNYVSGKTIRSLREKRNLTQKALARLVNVSDKAISKWETEKGLPDIGVLGDLSQALGVSIAELMTGDLKANENTSANMKKSRFYICPICGNSIMAVGEGCFSCCGVTLPPLEAEPCDEAHSLTLEEVDGEYYVTMRHEMSKTHYISLIAYVTLDSLEVVKLYPEQDVSVRLRKKGRGILYACCNRDGLFRKAI; this is translated from the coding sequence ATGAACTACGTGTCCGGCAAAACCATTCGCAGTCTGCGGGAGAAGCGGAACTTGACGCAAAAGGCGCTGGCCCGGCTGGTGAATGTAAGCGACAAAGCGATCTCGAAATGGGAGACTGAAAAGGGCCTTCCGGATATTGGGGTTCTGGGCGACTTGTCTCAGGCTCTGGGCGTCTCCATCGCTGAATTGATGACAGGGGACCTGAAGGCCAACGAAAACACCTCCGCCAACATGAAGAAAAGCCGGTTTTATATCTGCCCTATCTGCGGAAACAGCATCATGGCGGTGGGTGAGGGATGTTTTTCCTGCTGCGGCGTCACGCTCCCGCCCCTGGAGGCGGAGCCCTGTGATGAGGCCCACAGTCTAACCCTGGAGGAAGTGGATGGCGAGTACTATGTGACTATGCGACACGAGATGAGCAAGACGCACTACATCTCTCTGATTGCCTATGTGACTCTGGACTCCCTGGAGGTGGTCAAGCTCTATCCGGAGCAGGATGTCTCCGTCCGGCTGCGCAAAAAGGGGCGTGGTATTCTGTACGCCTGCTGTAACCGAGACGGTCTGTTTCGAAAAGCGATCTAA
- the guaA gene encoding glutamine-hydrolyzing GMP synthase gives MSHQTVIVLDFGGQYNQLIARRVRECRVYCEVKPYTTPLRELRAMNPIGIIFTGGPNSVYLDTSPHVDPEIFTWGVPILGICYGCQLMAHALGGQVTEAQDDSAREYGKTVTYYDTSCKLFQGLPEEGVSWMSHGDYMARVPEGFSLVARSDACPNVAIADEVRGFYGVQYHPEVNHTEHGTDMIRNFLYHVCGAEGDWTMEDYKRTAVEAIRAQVGNGRVLLALSGGVDSSVVAALLAEAVGRQLTCVFVDHGLMRLNEGDEVESAFSRWDVNFVRVDAESRFLLKLAGEAEPERKRKIIGEEFIRVFEEEARKVGSVEFLAQGTIYPDVIESGAGDAAVIKSHHNVGGLPDYVDFKEILEPLRLLFKDEVRQLGRELGLPEYLVSRQPFPGPGLAIRIIGDITKEKADTLREADFIFREEIAKAGEDQNLNQYFAVLTNTRSVGVMGDGRTYDYTLALRAVTTSDFMTADWARIPYEVLDKISTRIVNEVRGINRIVYDITSKPPATIEWE, from the coding sequence ATGTCCCATCAAACTGTGATCGTCCTGGATTTCGGCGGTCAGTACAACCAGCTCATCGCCCGCCGGGTGCGGGAGTGCCGTGTTTACTGCGAGGTCAAGCCCTATACCACGCCCCTCCGGGAGCTGCGGGCAATGAACCCCATCGGCATTATCTTCACCGGCGGTCCTAACTCCGTCTATCTGGATACTTCCCCCCACGTAGATCCGGAGATCTTCACTTGGGGCGTACCCATCCTTGGCATCTGCTATGGCTGCCAGCTGATGGCCCACGCTCTGGGCGGCCAGGTCACGGAGGCCCAGGATGACTCCGCCCGGGAGTACGGAAAGACCGTCACCTATTACGATACCTCCTGTAAGCTCTTCCAAGGACTTCCGGAGGAGGGCGTGTCCTGGATGAGCCATGGGGACTATATGGCCCGAGTACCGGAGGGCTTTTCCCTGGTGGCCCGCTCCGACGCCTGCCCCAATGTGGCGATTGCAGATGAGGTCCGTGGCTTCTATGGCGTTCAATACCACCCGGAGGTCAATCACACGGAGCACGGCACCGACATGATCCGCAACTTCCTCTATCACGTCTGCGGCGCTGAAGGCGACTGGACCATGGAGGACTACAAGCGGACGGCCGTGGAGGCCATCCGCGCCCAGGTAGGCAACGGCCGGGTGCTGCTGGCACTGAGCGGCGGCGTGGACTCCTCCGTGGTGGCGGCGCTGCTGGCGGAGGCCGTGGGGCGGCAGCTCACCTGCGTGTTTGTGGACCACGGTCTGATGCGACTTAACGAGGGCGACGAGGTGGAGTCCGCCTTTTCCAGATGGGATGTGAACTTCGTCCGGGTGGACGCCGAGAGCCGCTTCCTCCTGAAGCTGGCGGGCGAGGCCGAGCCGGAGCGCAAGCGGAAGATCATCGGCGAGGAGTTCATCCGCGTCTTTGAGGAAGAGGCCCGAAAGGTGGGCTCTGTGGAGTTTCTCGCCCAGGGCACCATCTATCCCGACGTGATTGAGTCCGGCGCGGGTGACGCCGCAGTTATCAAAAGCCACCACAACGTGGGAGGCCTGCCGGATTATGTAGACTTCAAAGAGATCCTTGAGCCTCTGCGTCTGCTCTTCAAGGATGAGGTGCGGCAGCTGGGCCGGGAACTGGGGCTGCCGGAGTATCTGGTCTCCCGCCAGCCCTTCCCGGGGCCGGGTCTAGCCATCCGCATCATCGGGGATATCACCAAGGAAAAGGCGGACACCCTGCGGGAAGCGGACTTCATCTTCCGGGAGGAAATCGCCAAGGCTGGTGAGGATCAGAACCTGAACCAGTATTTTGCCGTCTTGACCAACACCCGCAGCGTCGGCGTCATGGGCGATGGCCGAACTTATGACTACACCTTGGCTCTGCGGGCCGTCACAACCAGCGACTTCATGACCGCCGACTGGGCCAGGATTCCCTACGAGGTGCTGGATAAAATCTCCACCCGGATTGTCAACGAAGTTCGGGGCATTAATCGAATCGTGTACGATATCACCTCTAAACCGCCTGCCACCATCGAGTGGGAATGA
- a CDS encoding plasmid recombination protein → MKRTISVMVGRGSVNHNSRKFHAKNTDPERSHLNVTYCRENIKAVYHELFDEALERYNAKQTRVDRKIENYYEKIRSGKQEKPFHEIILQVGNKEDMSADSDEGWLAAAVLDEYMKAFQERNPNLRVFSAHLHMDEATPHLHIDFVPFTTGSKRGLDTRVSLKQALAAQGFKGGTRGDTEWSQWVRSEKEQLSAVMERHGIEWEDKGTHDKHLSVLDYKKEQRTKEIAALETVKAEKESQVESQERRLKELAPAVKNMERLAADFSGDPEEILPEVGTLESGKSYREKKAKPLLAKIVQVLRSLYRAYIELSERLVDVQMKYNRVCGENSRLNDRMTEIWLENKKLRQISTDYTRVKRVFGPEQVVAAVAADKQREQAEKGRKRPRRSLERGGR, encoded by the coding sequence TTGAAAAGGACGATCAGCGTCATGGTGGGGCGCGGCTCGGTCAATCACAACAGCAGAAAGTTTCACGCTAAGAATACCGATCCAGAGCGTTCCCACCTGAATGTAACATACTGCCGGGAGAATATCAAGGCGGTGTACCATGAACTTTTTGACGAGGCTTTGGAGCGGTACAACGCCAAGCAGACCAGGGTAGACCGCAAGATTGAAAACTACTATGAGAAAATCCGATCCGGCAAGCAGGAAAAGCCGTTCCATGAAATCATCCTGCAAGTAGGCAACAAGGAAGATATGAGCGCCGACAGCGACGAGGGGTGGCTTGCGGCGGCGGTGCTGGACGAGTACATGAAAGCGTTTCAGGAGCGCAACCCCAATCTCCGGGTATTCTCGGCTCACCTTCACATGGATGAGGCCACGCCCCATCTGCACATCGACTTTGTGCCGTTCACTACCGGGAGTAAACGGGGGCTGGACACACGGGTATCGCTGAAACAAGCGTTAGCGGCCCAGGGCTTCAAGGGCGGCACCAGAGGGGACACGGAGTGGAGCCAGTGGGTGCGCTCGGAAAAGGAACAACTCTCCGCTGTGATGGAGCGCCACGGGATAGAGTGGGAGGATAAGGGCACCCATGACAAGCACCTGTCTGTGCTGGACTACAAGAAGGAGCAGAGGACAAAGGAAATCGCCGCCCTGGAGACAGTCAAGGCGGAGAAAGAGAGCCAGGTGGAGAGCCAGGAACGGCGGCTGAAAGAACTGGCCCCGGCGGTAAAAAACATGGAGCGGTTGGCGGCGGATTTCTCCGGCGACCCGGAGGAAATTCTGCCAGAGGTTGGGACGCTGGAGAGCGGCAAGTCCTACCGGGAGAAAAAGGCAAAGCCCCTGCTGGCGAAAATTGTCCAGGTGTTGCGCTCTTTGTACCGAGCCTACATCGAACTGAGCGAAAGGCTCGTGGATGTTCAGATGAAATATAACCGGGTATGCGGGGAAAACAGCCGCCTGAATGATCGCATGACAGAAATATGGCTGGAGAACAAGAAACTGCGGCAGATTTCCACCGACTACACACGGGTCAAGCGGGTCTTTGGCCCAGAGCAGGTAGTAGCGGCGGTGGCGGCCGATAAGCAGAGGGAACAGGCGGAGAAAGGCCGCAAGCGGCCCCGGCGTTCTCTTGAGCGTGGCGGGCGTTGA
- a CDS encoding helicase RepA family protein has product MDRSKEKTTAPYPPVGPDGGQPLSKITIQSITDEQAEHKPPEENLTKNEGQIGRVSDPAYLPTLSMNELYEKVFPGKPPVVEGLLYPGVYLFVGAPKVGKSFLMAQLGYHVSRGLPLWGYAVHRGTVLYLALEDDYPRLQGRLYRMFGVDGTENLRFSINAQTLGGGLEKQLEEFVRERPDTRLIIIDTLQKIREAGDERYSYASDYDVIAKLKRFADASGVCLLLVHHTRKQQADDRFDKISGTNGLMGAADGAFLLQKERRTDSAATLDISGRDLQDQRLYLKKDEERLVWELERRETELHREPPDEVLEAVAALVTAERPEWNGTATDLAAVLGLDIQPNALAKRLNVRAGKLLLDFHIGYTNTHIRTGSRIRLAWVEEV; this is encoded by the coding sequence ATGGATAGATCAAAAGAGAAAACGACTGCCCCATATCCGCCTGTTGGCCCAGACGGGGGACAGCCGCTTTCCAAAATAACCATCCAAAGTATAACAGACGAACAGGCGGAACACAAGCCCCCGGAGGAAAATTTGACGAAAAACGAGGGGCAGATAGGCCGGGTCAGCGACCCGGCCTATCTGCCCACCCTCTCCATGAATGAACTCTATGAAAAGGTGTTCCCCGGCAAGCCCCCCGTGGTGGAGGGCTTGCTCTATCCGGGGGTGTATCTCTTTGTAGGCGCTCCGAAAGTGGGCAAGTCCTTTCTCATGGCCCAACTCGGCTATCATGTGAGCCGGGGCCTCCCCTTATGGGGGTATGCCGTCCACCGGGGGACCGTCCTCTATCTGGCTTTGGAGGATGATTACCCCCGCTTGCAGGGACGGTTATACCGGATGTTCGGGGTGGACGGCACCGAAAATCTGCGTTTCTCCATCAACGCCCAAACGCTGGGCGGCGGTCTGGAAAAGCAGTTGGAGGAATTTGTCCGGGAACGCCCGGACACCCGGCTTATCATCATCGACACCCTGCAAAAAATCCGGGAGGCCGGGGACGAAAGATATAGTTACGCCAGCGACTATGATGTGATAGCCAAACTGAAACGGTTTGCCGACGCAAGCGGGGTCTGCCTCCTGCTGGTACACCATACCCGAAAACAGCAGGCCGATGACAGGTTTGACAAAATCTCCGGCACCAATGGCCTGATGGGGGCGGCGGACGGGGCTTTTCTGCTCCAAAAGGAGCGGCGGACAGACAGCGCCGCCACGCTGGATATTTCCGGGCGTGACCTGCAAGACCAAAGGCTATATCTGAAAAAGGACGAGGAGCGGCTTGTGTGGGAGTTGGAGCGGCGGGAAACAGAACTGCACAGGGAGCCGCCCGACGAGGTTTTAGAGGCCGTGGCCGCTCTTGTGACGGCAGAGCGGCCCGAATGGAACGGGACGGCCACCGACCTTGCCGCCGTTCTGGGGCTGGATATTCAGCCCAATGCGCTGGCAAAGCGGCTGAATGTCCGGGCTGGGAAGTTGCTCCTTGACTTCCATATCGGCTATACAAACACCCATATCCGCACCGGGAGCCGTATCAGGCTGGCATGGGTAGAGGAAGTGTGA
- a CDS encoding thioredoxin family protein — MRLFSKKKEEPASCCCGGNCTPETMAHAEAVKASSGVKVLGSGCAKCNALEEAACEALAELGMDTAIDHVTDFTQIAAYGVMTTPALVVDGKVVSYGKVLKKDEAKALIQKVRG, encoded by the coding sequence ATGAGACTGTTCAGCAAGAAGAAAGAAGAACCTGCGTCCTGCTGCTGTGGCGGCAACTGCACCCCAGAAACGATGGCCCATGCAGAGGCGGTCAAGGCTTCCAGTGGCGTTAAGGTGCTTGGCTCCGGGTGCGCCAAGTGCAACGCTTTGGAGGAGGCCGCCTGTGAGGCGCTGGCCGAGTTGGGGATGGACACCGCGATCGACCATGTAACGGATTTCACGCAGATCGCCGCCTATGGCGTAATGACGACCCCCGCTCTTGTGGTAGATGGGAAGGTGGTATCTTATGGAAAGGTTTTGAAAAAAGACGAGGCCAAAGCCCTCATTCAGAAGGTAAGAGGATGA
- a CDS encoding permease — MGVWDFIQDQVLGMKWLNELLGVGLSALGLDVNGRIGGSIQFFIYDVLKITVLLCVLIFAISYIQSYFPPERSKRILGRFRRIWANIISALLGTVTPFCSCSSIPLFIGFTSAGLPLGVTFSFLISSPMVDLGSLVLLMSIFGAKVAVVYVILGLVIAVIGGSMIEKLRMEKYVESFVLSAGSVDIESPDLAIRERLTYAKEQMLGTFKKVFPYILIGVGIGAVIHNWIPESWIEMVLGSSNPFGVILATIVGIPMYADIFGTIPVAEALLSKGAQLGTVLSFMMAVTTLSLPSLIMLRKAVKPKLLALFIAICTIGIVIVGYLFNVFQFILI, encoded by the coding sequence ATGGGCGTGTGGGATTTCATTCAAGACCAGGTGCTTGGCATGAAATGGCTGAATGAACTTCTTGGCGTTGGGCTGTCGGCGCTGGGCTTAGATGTAAATGGACGCATAGGCGGCAGTATTCAGTTTTTCATCTATGATGTTTTGAAAATCACGGTGCTGCTCTGTGTGCTGATTTTTGCGATTTCCTATATCCAAAGTTATTTCCCTCCAGAACGGAGCAAACGCATTTTAGGGCGTTTCCGTAGGATTTGGGCAAATATCATTTCCGCTCTGCTGGGAACTGTAACGCCTTTTTGTTCATGCTCATCTATTCCGCTGTTTATTGGTTTCACAAGCGCGGGGCTTCCTTTGGGCGTGACATTTTCTTTTCTGATTTCGTCTCCAATGGTTGATTTAGGAAGTCTTGTCCTGCTCATGAGCATTTTCGGGGCAAAAGTGGCTGTTGTCTATGTGATCCTTGGACTCGTGATTGCGGTAATCGGCGGTAGCATGATTGAAAAGTTGCGTATGGAAAAGTATGTTGAAAGTTTTGTACTTTCGGCTGGCAGCGTTGACATTGAGTCTCCAGACCTGGCAATCCGGGAACGGCTCACCTACGCAAAGGAACAAATGCTTGGCACATTCAAGAAAGTGTTTCCCTATATTTTAATCGGTGTCGGGATTGGCGCTGTAATCCACAACTGGATACCGGAAAGTTGGATCGAAATGGTGCTTGGCAGCAGTAATCCCTTTGGTGTGATCCTGGCTACTATCGTTGGTATTCCGATGTATGCGGATATTTTCGGCACAATTCCTGTTGCGGAGGCGTTGCTTTCTAAGGGGGCACAACTCGGCACCGTCTTATCCTTTATGATGGCTGTTACTACCTTGTCTCTGCCGTCCCTTATCATGCTCCGCAAAGCCGTCAAGCCAAAACTGCTGGCGTTGTTTATCGCCATCTGCACCATTGGTATCGTCATCGTCGGCTATCTGTTCAATGTGTTCCAATTCATTTTGATTTAA
- a CDS encoding helix-turn-helix domain-containing protein produces MAIGERIRYFRNLRGMTQKYLGMRVGFPERTADIRMAQYEAGTRTPKADLVEALAYVLDVSPQALTVPDIDTDYGLMHTLFALEDRRGLRIGEIDGEICLRLDKSDWNKFHSMFNMWNAWRKEAAKLEAGEITREEYDHWRYTYPRVEAERTRAALDELRERKKEKGRSGE; encoded by the coding sequence ATGGCGATTGGTGAGCGTATTCGTTATTTCCGCAACTTGCGGGGCATGACGCAGAAGTACCTGGGCATGAGGGTGGGCTTCCCGGAGCGCACCGCCGACATACGCATGGCGCAGTATGAGGCGGGCACCCGAACGCCAAAGGCGGATTTGGTGGAGGCCCTGGCCTATGTGCTGGATGTATCGCCCCAGGCGTTGACCGTCCCGGACATTGATACCGACTACGGCCTTATGCACACGCTGTTTGCTTTGGAGGACAGGCGGGGACTTCGTATCGGGGAGATAGACGGGGAAATCTGCTTGCGGCTGGACAAGTCGGACTGGAACAAGTTTCACAGTATGTTTAATATGTGGAACGCCTGGAGGAAGGAGGCCGCCAAACTGGAGGCCGGGGAAATCACCAGAGAGGAGTACGACCACTGGCGCTATACATACCCCAGGGTGGAGGCGGAGCGCACCAGGGCGGCGCTGGATGAATTGCGGGAACGCAAGAAAGAAAAGGGCCGCTCCGGGGAATAA
- a CDS encoding ArsR/SmtB family transcription factor — MGTAYQEQAKVFKALCDPKRLAILEQLRSGEKCACVLQEPLDLTQSGLSYHMKILCDSGIVVSRQEGKWMHYRLSPAGRNYAVELLKKLTTPDMEHEGTCPRCG; from the coding sequence ATGGGGACAGCGTATCAAGAGCAGGCAAAGGTATTCAAGGCCCTCTGTGACCCTAAGCGGCTTGCAATCCTGGAACAGTTAAGGAGCGGTGAAAAGTGTGCTTGCGTCCTGCAAGAGCCATTGGATTTAACGCAGTCCGGCCTTTCCTACCACATGAAAATCCTCTGCGATTCTGGCATTGTTGTCAGTCGCCAGGAGGGTAAATGGATGCACTACCGCCTGAGTCCTGCTGGCAGGAACTATGCGGTGGAATTGCTGAAGAAGTTGACAACTCCAGACATGGAGCATGAGGGTACCTGTCCTCGTTGTGGATAG
- a CDS encoding plasmid mobilization protein, translating to MSAKNLDRHNRWRNKTVAFRVSPEEDEQIETAVRLSGLTKQDYITRRLMCREVVVQGNPRVYKALRNEFAAVLAELQRIEAGGGVDDELLDTIRLIAAIMDGMKED from the coding sequence ATGTCAGCGAAAAATCTTGACCGACACAACCGATGGAGAAACAAGACGGTGGCGTTCCGGGTGTCCCCGGAGGAGGACGAGCAGATAGAAACCGCTGTGCGCCTCTCCGGGCTGACGAAACAGGACTACATCACCCGGCGGCTGATGTGCCGGGAAGTGGTGGTGCAGGGCAACCCACGGGTCTACAAGGCCCTGCGGAACGAGTTTGCCGCTGTGCTGGCGGAACTGCAACGGATAGAGGCAGGGGGCGGCGTGGACGATGAATTGCTGGACACTATCCGGCTGATTGCCGCCATTATGGACGGTATGAAGGAGGATTGA